The DNA window CGGGCGGCAGCTCGACCATCCGGTGCAGCATCGTCGGGACCGCGACCAGCATGTCGGCCTTGTGGTCGGCGATCAGCTTCAACGCGCCCTCTGCCTTGAACCGTCTGGCGGTCACGACCTTGTTGCCCAAAGCTGCGCCGACCGTGTAGGTGGCCCACCCGGTGCTGTGGAAGATGGGCGAAACAATGACCATGGTTCCCTTGCGCGGGAACGGGATTCGGTCGACGATCTGCGCCGTGGCGAGTGGGGACACCGTATCCCGCGGCGCTCCCTTGGGGAGGCCGGTCGTGCCGCTCGTGAGGATGACTGACCCACCCGCTTTATTCGGCGGGGGAAGCGGCTCGGTGGAGTTCGTCGCGATGATGTCGTCGAGCGTCCGAACACCTGCGGGCGGCTCAACTCCGTCGTCCACCCAGGTCAGCACACGCGGCAGGTCGGCGGGCAGCGCGTCGAGCAGACCGAGGAACTCGCTGTCGTGCAGTACCACGGTCACCTTCTCGCGCTCGCACACCTGCGCGAACTGAGGTTTGGCGAAACCGGTGTTCATCAACACCATCCGGGCGCCGACCTTGCCGCAGGCGGCCATGGTGATGACGAGACCGCGGTGGTCGCGGCACAGCACCCCGACGACCGAGCCCGCCGTGACACCGAGTTGCTGCAGGCCGCGTGCCAACGCCCACGACTGGTCATCGACCTGCTTGTACGTCAACGTCCCACGCTCGTCGACGACGGCGGGCAGCGTCGCGTACTTGCGACCACCCTGGATCGCCATCGTGGCCTGCGGTCCGTAGACGCGTGCGAGCTTGGCGGTCTGAACACCGGAACCAAGGTCCTTCAGGTCGATGATTCCGGTGTCGACGAGTCGTTTGGCCGCGCGCCCCGACTCGGATACCTGCTGCAACTTCTGGCGAATGCCGGCCAGCACATCAGCCATCGGGGCTCCTCACCACGGAATTTGCGATGCACAGTAGCAGTCGCCAAGGAGTCTCGGTCCCGATCCGGCGGCGGCGCCGAATGTGAAGTTAGCGCGGCTCACTCTCGCGTGTGCTGACCAGGCCCGCCGACTCCGCTTTGGCCACGACGTGCTCCCAACCGATCAGCGCCACTCCGACGACCGCGATGGTGGTCGCGAAGGCGGCCATTGAGGCGACGGGGTGCACGATTTCACTGCTGATGGACAGCGCGCCAAGCAGGATGGCGCCAAACACCGTGGCGAGCGCACTTCGCCAGGCTCCTATCGAGGCGGTCATCACCCCACTGTGCGTTCGCCACCTGAGGAAATCCGAAGCGTTGTCTGGGGAAATGCTCTGAAAAAGACCACCGCGGTGGTGGCCGGCCCGTAGATACCGTCGACGACCAGTTGGGAATAGCGTGGGTAGTCGCGGTTCAGCCGGGCTTGGAGCTGCCGAACAAGATCGTTGTCCTCGCCGGGTCTCAGTATCACAGCCATCACGAATCCCTTTGTCCGACAGATGATGTAGAGGATTCTACCGCCGATCGATCCGGGCTCGGCGCGATGCACTCGCGACGGTCGCCGGGACCTCAGTCCGTTTCATGGTCGGTCGCGAGTAACAGCTCTGCGGGTGGCACCACCCTCAGATTCAAGGCGGCAGCGGTGGCAGGGCCGACGATGCCGTCGATGCGGGCTTGAATGTCGGCGCGCAAGATGTTCATGTCGATGGCACCGGGATCCCACTTGCCTTGCGCGCGGCCCGCATACTCCTTGTGCCCGATCGTGCGACTGGCGTTCTGCCCGAGGCGCCGGTTGATCGCGGCGCAGCTTTGAACGAGCGCGTCATACTGCGCCGCGGGCCAGTTCGTCCGGTGCGGCGCTGTCGGGCTGGTTCCGCTGCTGACGCACTCGATTCCGATCATCTGCCAGTTGCCCATGTTGGTCGGCAGCCACGGATACATACCGGCGCCGGCATGCCAGGCGACCCCGACCGCCACCACGGTCACGGTGCCGTCCCTCGCGATGTGCAGTTGCGACAGCGGACCGGCCAAATCGGGCCTGCCCTCCGCGATGGAGGCGGCGCTGGCGGTGTCCGATCCGGTGTGGTGCACCATCACCCCGCGGATGTCCTTGAAATCTCCGTGGCCGCGGTCGCGCCAGCCGGGGTATTCGACGAGCCTGACACCCTCGGCCCGTAAGACGTCGGAGAGCCAGACAGGGTCGCCAGTCCACGGTCGTGTCTCGACCACGGATTTCCCTCGGGATGGCAGGAGCTACGGTGCGATCGGCGCCGGGCCGGGTAACACGGGTGCCGCCTGTGCGGGACCGGGCGACCGGGGCGCCGGACCCCCGCCATGGGACGGCCGGGTTTCGCCTGTGACGGGCACAGACAGCAGCGCGGGTGCCGGAGGCTGAGCCGGAGCCGGAGCCGGGCTAGCGGGCGCGTCCGTTGCCGCATCAGCCGCCCAACTCGCCTGTAGCTTCTGCGCGGCTAGCGTCGCGCCCTCGTTCGCCATCCCGACCTCGGGGTAGCGGCTGTGCACGCCGAAACTCCTGCCATCGGGGTCACACACCAGGTCGTCGTCGACACACAGGTCGATGGTCTTGTCGACGTAGTTCGGGCCGATCACGATCTGCGGGTCATTGATCGCACGCATGAAGCGCGCCGACGGCTTCCCGAACAGCGCCACAGCTGCGACTTTGTCGGCGACGTCGAGTGGCATCGGCGCCGGCACGGTCGAAGCCGAAACCCCGTCGGGCACAGCATCAGCCGTGACAAACCCCATGACCGCTGCGCCCTGCGAGAATCCGCCGAGCACCATCTTGGTGTCAGGACAGGAGGCGGCCGTGGCGAGGATGCGTGCGCGGGCGTCGTTGATTCCGTCGACGGCGGTTCTAAAGTCAGTGGTGGCGGGGTAATTCACCGGGTACACCTCAACCGACTTCGCGCCGACTTGTGAGCGCAGTGAGTTGACGAATGCATCCCCCGTCGGACCGACGCCAGGCAGCTCGGTCGTGCCACGCGCGAATATCACCTCGGCGTCGGGGCATGGTGCCGCGTGTGCGGCCGCCAGAGCAGCGCTTTGCAGCAGCGCAGATAGCGCTGCTACAGCACTGACAACACCAACGATTCGAAAAGCCCCCATGGCTTAATGCTGACACGGTGCAACGTAATACGCCGGTCGAACCATTGAATACACAGAGAACAGCCAATTATTGAACGCCCGATAAAGAATGCATAAGTAACGCGTCCGTCAGTGGCCCACATCGCCGACCGTCGACACTAGCTCGAGTGATTGACCAAATCGGCCAGCTGTTGGGCGGTGTAACCACCCGGACTCATGCCACCGCTGGCCGCCGCACGAGCCGTCCGAGTCAACGCGGCATTCACCGGAGCCGAGGTCCCCGCACGATGTGCCAGTCGCACGATCTCACCGTTGAGGTAGTCAGTCTCGACATTGCCCGTACGGCGACGCAGCGACTGCGATGTGGAATCGCCTGGTGTACTGCTGAATCCGGGCACCGGCCGTGGTGTTGGGCCGTCGACACGTGCGGCGGTGGACGTCTCGAACGGCACGAATTCGATTCCCAGACGTCGCAATGCGTCCTCGCCCTCACGAATCACCGCGTCACGCAGCCAGTCCACGTCGGCTCCCGGCTGGGCCAGCGCGCGGATGACGTTGTTGAGGTTGAGTAATAGCTTGTTGTACTTCCATGGAGCCACGTCTTCAGGCAGCCGTACGTTGATGCCCGCCTGGCACCACGATGTCTGCAGTGCCGCTAGGAAGTCGGCGTCCTGCGCCGTGCTGATGGACGCGGGCCAGCGCGAGATGTGGAACTGACCGACGACCGGCCAGGAGCGCACGATCACCTCGCCGGGCTCTATGTGCGCGGCCGGGCACCAGATGCAGACTCCGTAGACGCGGGCGAAATAGCGCAGCGCGAGCTCCTCTGCGGCAACACCATTGAGCGCGGTCAATACCGGCAGGCACTCCCCCGCAGTGGCGACGGTGCCGTCCGCGGCGGCGACCGGGCGGTCGACCCATTCGCGCAGCGCGGCATCGAGTTGCTGGGTCTTCGTCGTAAAGACCAGTACGTCAGCCTGGGTCAACCGCACCTCCTTGATTGAGGCGACCGCAACCGGCACGTGAAAGGTCCCGTCGGGCGTGTGCAGCGTCAGCCCATCGGCTGCAAGTACTTCGGCGTTGCGGCCGCGGGCCACAAGGAGCACAGAAGCATTGGCGCGGGCCAACACCCCTCCGATGGTCCCCCCGATCGCCCCGGCTCCGATCACGACATACCTATGCTGAACCTCCGAGGGCACGCATCGCCTCCTGACGCATCTGACGAACGGTCGCCCTCGACGCTAGGCGCCGTTCCTTGGGGGTGCACGGCCATGTCACCGACAGGAGAAACGTCGCGAATTACACCGATGTTGTTTGGTACTGCCGATTTCGGGGAACCAATATCACCGGAGGAAATGGCAATGACAGTTATTGAACCCCGGGACGCTCGACGACACGGATATTCCGCAGTGCACGCATGTGCGGTCGCAGTTGCATTTGTATCGGGCACTTTGGCTTTGGTCGCAATGCTCGTAGGGACGCCACTGCAGTTCGGTGCTGCGCTGGCCTTATGCGGTGCGGGCTGGATTGTCACTCATTTCGTAGAGCGACTCGCTGAGCAGGATCTCGCCCAACGCAGACGGCTAGCCCCAGCGGCAGACCTCGTGCACGGTTACGTGCGTTTCAGTGCGCTGGTGCAGTCACATCGCCGCATGGCCCACAGCTGACACACCGTATCCGTGGCCTGACCCCCGCCGTGCCGGTGGGTGCCGTTCTGCGGTTGTCAACTAGTCGAAACATGACAACGACGGCAGCAGGTGAGCTACTGTTCGCGGCCGTGGGCAAATTGACAGTACTGACAATTGGTTTTGCCGTGGGGCTGGCCTTCGCTCCGGCAGCCAACGCCGCGCCACTTCGTGAGCAAGGATCCAACTGCGACTCTAACTATTCGGGTGCCTGCGTACCGATCGCCAGTGACGTCGACTGCGCCAGCGGTAGCGGCAACGGTCCGGCCTACGTTGATGGCCCGGTCACTGTCGCCGGCAATGACATCTACGGTCTCGACAACAACAACGACGGAATCGGGTGCGAGTCTTGACGGGCGAAGTCGAGCGAACGGCAACGGTAGCGAGGGAGGGAAACTCGCGAATTTGTCGATGCACTATCGCCGCGGAGATCAACTGCTGATGTCGCCCCAAACCGGAGGATGGCCCAATCCCCCGCTTACCGGGACCAAGTAGACGAGTCTGGATTTCTCAGCCCCGCCCGGCCCATGGAATGGAGTCATCGATGCGACGTAGGCGAACCGCCCTTCTCAGCGCGGTAGGCGTGACGGTCACGCTGATTGCCGGGCCGACCACCACCGCCGACACGTCTCCGGACCCGACGGACATGACGATGGTGAACGTCGTCAAGATCGAAGGAATCCCCTGGTTCAATCGGATGGCCGTGGGCGACCAGAACTTCGCGAAACGCACCGGAGTCCAGACGAGCCAGGAGGGCGGCGACGACACCAGCCCGGAGAAGCAGGTTCAAATCGTGGCGGACCTGATCCCGCGTCGCCCGACCGCCATCACCGTGGTGCCCAACTCACTGGACTCGCTGGAGGACGTCCTGGGTCAGGCCCGCGCCCAGGGCATCAAAGTTGTCTCGCACGAAGCCACCGGAATTCAGAACGTCGACGTCGACATCGAGGCCTTTGACAACGCAGCCTTCGGTAGGCAGATCGTCCAGAGCCTCGCCCAATGCATGAGTGGGCAGGGAACCTACGTCCAGTTCGTCCAGAGCCTGTCCGCGACGACCCACATGCAGTGGGTGGACGCCGCATACGACATGCAGGTCGACCAGTTCCCCGGCATGACCCGTGTAGAAGGCCCGATCGAAAGCTTCAACAACGAGCAGACCGCCTACGAAAACGCCAAGATGGTTCTGTCGAAGTACCCGAATATCAAGGGCTTTCAGGGGTCGGGCAGCACCGATACACCGGGCATCGCACGTGCCGTGCGGGAGGCGGGGTTGGCGAACGAGATCTGCGTGATGGGTACGGCGGTACCGGCCGTGGCAGCCCAGTACCTCGCCGACGGAGCGATCGACAGGATCTTCTTTTGGGATCCGGCGATGGCAGGCGAAGCGGCGCTTCAGATCGCTCTGATGCTCGCACAGGGACAACCGATCGAGGCCGGCACCAACCTGAACGTCCCAGGCTACGAGTCGCTGACCAAGCTCGACGGCTACGACAACGTCTTCGTCGGGAACGCCGCACTGGAAGCGGATGCCAGCACCGTCTCTCAGTACCCTTTCTGAGGCGGGCACTCGATCACGACGGTGACGCTTTCCGCTACGAAGTCCTTGGCGAGTGCCCCCAGTGAGACTCGAACTCACACTGTGCGGATTTTAAGTCCGGACGGCCCGCCGCTCAGCAAACTCCCGCGACCTGTGCATATTCCGCTCGCGGGCCGCATTCTTTGCAACTCTCCCTGCAAATCTCGTGCGTTTACAGTACGTCACCGGTACGGGTGCGGTACGGCTCAGCAACGCCCCCGGTCGCCGGATTCTCGCCGGATTCCTCGTGTTTGCTCGCGGTACGGCGCGGGAGGACATATGCGTCGGCGAACAGTGCGACGATTGAGCCCGTGATTGGGCGGCGGATACCGATTCCTGATAACACGTTGCAAGTCGAGATCATGAACCAAACCGACTGGTGGCAGCCGTATGTGCCACCGCTCGTCGGTTTGGTTGCCTCGGTAATAGTCGCGGCAGTGGCGTTTATCGGCGTGCGGATGAGCAATGGCACCAACGAAAAGGCCATCACCGCGGCCGACGAACGCGAACGCGACAAATGGCATCGCGACAACCTGCTGCGGATCTGTTCCGAAGCAGTACGGGTCTCACGGGAGATCGCTCACTACTACAACGAGGCCGCCGGAGTGAGCCGCAAGCTGCTCAACCCGGAAGACTTTGACGACGCTTTTGATGAGCACATGCGCGCGGCCCAAGCTGCAGTTGACAAAGTTGCTCCGCTCGCCTACGACCTGCAATTGCTTGGTGAGACTGAGCTGTATATGGAGTTACAGGAAGTCCGCCAAGCCGGGGAGTTCGTTGAGCCGGCATTCGTCCAGTACCACCGGTACCTTGTCGCCAACTACGACCGAATAGAGCGCGGGAAAGGCGAGGACGGCTTGGCAGAGGCAGAGTTTTACGCGAGTCTCGCTTACAAAAGATATTGCAAGGCAACAACGCACCTCAGCACGACCCAACTCCAGTTTCAGTTCGCTGCACAGAGAAAGATCAGCCCACACTCTCTACCCGAGCGCACACCCAAAACGTTTGAGCCTGTAATCACTCCTGAGAAGCATCCCGACCTTTTCTACGCGCCCCCTCATGTGTCCCAAAACCCGTATCGCCGCCCAAGCCCATTCGATTGGAACGCCGGGGATACCGCTGACCCACGGCCCGAACCGGAACCAGACCAGGAACCGGAACCCAAGGGCTAACTAGACTTCCGACCGAACAGCTGCACGACGTTGTCCGGCGTCACCGTTGGCTCAACCGGGGCGGGTGGCTCTGGGAGGTCATCGGCATACTGCTCTGCCGGGATCCAATCGCCGTACGTGTCGAGGGTGAGCGTGTAGGTCGCGTGCCCAAGCAGCTGGCTCACCCGCATGAAGTGCGTTCCCTCGCTGAGATGCATCACCGCGAATGTGTGCCGGAGGTCGTGCAGCCGGGTACCCCGCACGGCGGGTTTCGTCGCTGTAGCGGGCCGACTAGCGGGCAATCCGACAGCTTCTAGTGCGGGCTTGAAGATGGTGTCGTAGAACGCGCCCATCGCCAACGGCTGGGACCAATCCAGCGGCACCGCGTACCGCTGTCCCTTCGCCCGGTACCCGCCGCCGTTCTTCCGGGATGGCCAAAGTGGCGCGGTCGGCTCGTCGCTGCGCGGGTGTGTCTTCTGCACGTAGTCAACAAACTTCGCCGACAACCAAGGCGGCAGCTTCACATCTCGGCGGGATCGCTTGCTCTTGAGCGTGCCCGTAACCCACTGTCCCGCTTTGCGTTCCTTGGTTCGGCGCACTCGCACCGTGCACCGGCTATCCCCCGCACCGGGTAACACGACGTCGCCAACTTCCAGGCCGCTAACCTCCGCTGCGCGCAGACCTGAGTAGGCCATGAACTCGACCATGAGCCCGTACACCGGGTAAGCGGGCAGACCGGGCACTTCACCCGCGATTGCGGCGGACAGCTGGCCAACCTGTTCGGCGGTGAGTGGGTTGTGCTCGAAGCCGTCAAGGTCACCGGTCGCGCGGGTCGTTGAGAAGTCCACCGCCTCGCACGGGTTCGCCGCTATCGCGCCGTGCTGGCGGGCGTACTTAAACACCCGCCGCGTTACGTCCCAGATGTGCTTAACGGTGCCAGGGGTCAACGGTTTACGGTCGCCCTGGCGGGAGGTCTGCCGCACGAGGGCCGCTAGTAGTTCCTCCACGCGGGCCGGGCTGATGCTCGCTGTCGCCATCCCGCCGAGCATCGGCAACACGTACGTCCGCAGCTGCCGCGCGTACTCGTCCACGGTGTCGCGCTTGAGCTTTCCACTCGCCGCCTTGACCTCTTGCTGCTGCAACCAGCCCTTCGCGTAGAAGCCGAACGGCTGCTCACCCTTCGCCTTCGTGTCCGCTAGCGCCGACGTACCCGTGGTGTGTTTCGCCGCGTTCAACTCATCGACCCGTGCCTGCGCGATCGCGCGGACGGCATAGGTCTCCTGTCGGGGGCGCATCCGCTTCGGGCCGTTCGGACGGTCGGGGTTCTCCGGTACCGGCACCCCGAAGTGGTCGCGAACTGGCTCAGTCCATACAACATCGTAGGCGAGCACCGGCTTGCCTTTGTTGCGCCGCTTGGTCTCTCGTACTCGCATATGCGCCATTTTATGTCGCCTCCGTTGTAGTTTCGTCCTCCACGTGGGTGTAGCTGTTGCCGTTCAAGACGTTGCCGATTACGCACGGGCTCACGCCGTAGATGTAGGCCAAGTCCTTCCGGCCCCACTTACCCGCCGCGAAGTCGGCGCGAATTTTGCGCACCTCGTCGTCGGTGAGCTTGGCCCTGCCCCGGCCTTGACCCCGGCGATGCGGGGGTGTGGGTTCCGGCCCGCCGTCGTGGC is part of the Mycolicibacterium tusciae JS617 genome and encodes:
- a CDS encoding cutinase family protein — protein: MGAFRIVGVVSAVAALSALLQSAALAAAHAAPCPDAEVIFARGTTELPGVGPTGDAFVNSLRSQVGAKSVEVYPVNYPATTDFRTAVDGINDARARILATAASCPDTKMVLGGFSQGAAVMGFVTADAVPDGVSASTVPAPMPLDVADKVAAVALFGKPSARFMRAINDPQIVIGPNYVDKTIDLCVDDDLVCDPDGRSFGVHSRYPEVGMANEGATLAAQKLQASWAADAATDAPASPAPAPAQPPAPALLSVPVTGETRPSHGGGPAPRSPGPAQAAPVLPGPAPIAP
- a CDS encoding peptidoglycan-binding domain-containing protein codes for the protein MAVILRPGEDNDLVRQLQARLNRDYPRYSQLVVDGIYGPATTAVVFFRAFPQTTLRISSGGERTVG
- a CDS encoding substrate-binding domain-containing protein, encoding MRRRRTALLSAVGVTVTLIAGPTTTADTSPDPTDMTMVNVVKIEGIPWFNRMAVGDQNFAKRTGVQTSQEGGDDTSPEKQVQIVADLIPRRPTAITVVPNSLDSLEDVLGQARAQGIKVVSHEATGIQNVDVDIEAFDNAAFGRQIVQSLAQCMSGQGTYVQFVQSLSATTHMQWVDAAYDMQVDQFPGMTRVEGPIESFNNEQTAYENAKMVLSKYPNIKGFQGSGSTDTPGIARAVREAGLANEICVMGTAVPAVAAQYLADGAIDRIFFWDPAMAGEAALQIALMLAQGQPIEAGTNLNVPGYESLTKLDGYDNVFVGNAALEADASTVSQYPF
- a CDS encoding ketopantoate reductase family protein — encoded protein: MIGAGAIGGTIGGVLARANASVLLVARGRNAEVLAADGLTLHTPDGTFHVPVAVASIKEVRLTQADVLVFTTKTQQLDAALREWVDRPVAAADGTVATAGECLPVLTALNGVAAEELALRYFARVYGVCIWCPAAHIEPGEVIVRSWPVVGQFHISRWPASISTAQDADFLAALQTSWCQAGINVRLPEDVAPWKYNKLLLNLNNVIRALAQPGADVDWLRDAVIREGEDALRRLGIEFVPFETSTAARVDGPTPRPVPGFSSTPGDSTSQSLRRRTGNVETDYLNGEIVRLAHRAGTSAPVNAALTRTARAAASGGMSPGGYTAQQLADLVNHSS
- a CDS encoding acyl-CoA synthetase, with product MADVLAGIRQKLQQVSESGRAAKRLVDTGIIDLKDLGSGVQTAKLARVYGPQATMAIQGGRKYATLPAVVDERGTLTYKQVDDQSWALARGLQQLGVTAGSVVGVLCRDHRGLVITMAACGKVGARMVLMNTGFAKPQFAQVCEREKVTVVLHDSEFLGLLDALPADLPRVLTWVDDGVEPPAGVRTLDDIIATNSTEPLPPPNKAGGSVILTSGTTGLPKGAPRDTVSPLATAQIVDRIPFPRKGTMVIVSPIFHSTGWATYTVGAALGNKVVTARRFKAEGALKLIADHKADMLVAVPTMLHRMVELPPDVIAKYDTSSLKVILIAGSALSPDLSNRVQDTFGDVLYNMYGSTECAIATVATPAELRAAPGTAGRAPVTCEVVLYDEHDQRVEGANRRGRIFIRNGAPFSGYTDGRNKQIVDGYMASGDMGHFDDNGLLFVDGRDDDMIVSGGENVFPQEVENLLEERDDVAEVAVVGVDDVEFGKRLRAFVVSEPGVALDAAEVKQFVKDNLARHKVPRDVVFIDELPRNATGKLLRRVLVEMDVEA
- a CDS encoding site-specific integrase; the encoded protein is MRVRETKRRNKGKPVLAYDVVWTEPVRDHFGVPVPENPDRPNGPKRMRPRQETYAVRAIAQARVDELNAAKHTTGTSALADTKAKGEQPFGFYAKGWLQQQEVKAASGKLKRDTVDEYARQLRTYVLPMLGGMATASISPARVEELLAALVRQTSRQGDRKPLTPGTVKHIWDVTRRVFKYARQHGAIAANPCEAVDFSTTRATGDLDGFEHNPLTAEQVGQLSAAIAGEVPGLPAYPVYGLMVEFMAYSGLRAAEVSGLEVGDVVLPGAGDSRCTVRVRRTKERKAGQWVTGTLKSKRSRRDVKLPPWLSAKFVDYVQKTHPRSDEPTAPLWPSRKNGGGYRAKGQRYAVPLDWSQPLAMGAFYDTIFKPALEAVGLPASRPATATKPAVRGTRLHDLRHTFAVMHLSEGTHFMRVSQLLGHATYTLTLDTYGDWIPAEQYADDLPEPPAPVEPTVTPDNVVQLFGRKSS